A single window of Pseudarthrobacter psychrotolerans DNA harbors:
- the recO gene encoding DNA repair protein RecO, with protein sequence MVQQSFAARSYRDDAVVLRTHKLGEADRIITLLTKHHGQIRAVAKGVRRTSSKFGARLEPFMVADLQLVSGKSLDIVTQAVAKGAYGSNIAADYGRYTVAAAMTETAEKLTDVDGEAGTAQYNLLVGALASLSRAEHEPGLILDSYLLRALATGGWAPSFTVCARCGRPGPHTAFSAPLGGMVCADCRPPGSPAPAAETVVLLGALLTGDWTTADGSQVPHRREAAGLVAVYLQWHLERVLKSLKHVERG encoded by the coding sequence GTGGTCCAACAATCCTTTGCTGCCCGATCCTACCGGGATGACGCCGTGGTGCTCCGTACCCACAAGCTGGGCGAGGCTGACCGCATCATCACACTGCTGACCAAGCACCACGGCCAGATCCGTGCCGTCGCCAAGGGAGTCCGGCGGACCAGCAGCAAGTTCGGGGCGCGGCTGGAGCCGTTTATGGTTGCGGACCTGCAGTTGGTCTCCGGAAAGTCGCTGGACATTGTCACCCAGGCTGTTGCCAAGGGCGCCTACGGCAGCAACATCGCCGCAGACTACGGCCGCTATACCGTTGCCGCTGCCATGACTGAAACAGCGGAAAAACTTACCGACGTCGACGGCGAAGCCGGCACCGCCCAGTACAACCTGCTGGTGGGGGCGCTGGCCTCGCTGAGCCGGGCCGAACACGAGCCCGGACTGATTCTCGATTCGTACCTCCTGCGGGCCCTCGCCACCGGCGGTTGGGCGCCGAGTTTTACCGTCTGCGCCCGCTGCGGCCGGCCCGGCCCCCATACGGCGTTTTCGGCTCCGCTCGGGGGCATGGTCTGCGCTGACTGCAGGCCACCCGGTTCACCTGCGCCGGCGGCGGAGACCGTCGTCCTCTTGGGCGCCCTGCTGACCGGGGACTGGACGACGGCGGACGGTTCGCAGGTGCCGCATCGCCGGGAAGCTGCGGGGCTGGTGGCCGTATACCTGCAATGGCACCTTGAACGTGTCCTGAAATCCCTCAAACATGTGGAGCGTGGCTGA
- a CDS encoding M13-type metalloendopeptidase has protein sequence MPISGIDLSNIDHTVRPQDDLYQHVNGSWLKATEIPDDRPLEGTFTALRDGAEIAVRDIIEEAAAKGDAASGIERKVGELYNSFMDEATVEAKGMEPIRGRLAEVFATTTVADLVALAGRLFRSDVSGLFYIYPAPDAGNPDRILLYTGQGGLGLPDESYYREEKFAPMVKAYGEHVRAMFALAGVADPESAAARVVTLETSLASHHWDNVTLRDPQKTYNLKSAEEAATLFPLFNTWFEAAGIDADKRNEIVVSTPDFFSGAAGLLESEPLSVWQEWLALRVVNSAAPYLSSEFVDANFAFYGTTISGTPRNKDRWKRAVAVVEAALGEAVGQIYVSKHFPETHKARMQILVANLIEAYRQSITGLAWMGEETKAEALRKLDAFRAKIGYPDKWIDYSAVEIDPTDLLGNVERAHNADVDRHLDEVGKPVDLNKWLMTPQTVNAYYHPMLNEIVFPAAILQSPFFTADADDAVNYGGIGAVIGHEIGHGFDDQGSQFDGGGALRNWWSEDDRTAFEELTAKLVAQYNALSPYAAPGHNVNGKLTLGENIGDLGGLTIAYKAYLLSLDGREPEVLDGLTGQQRFFASWAAGWRQVIRSEEAIRRLATDPHSPNEFRTNAIASNLDAFHEAFSVTDQDGMWMPPEARVSIW, from the coding sequence GTGCCCATCTCGGGGATCGATCTGTCCAACATTGACCACACTGTCAGGCCGCAGGATGACCTGTACCAGCACGTGAACGGGTCCTGGCTCAAGGCCACGGAAATTCCGGATGACCGGCCACTTGAGGGAACGTTTACCGCACTGCGCGACGGAGCGGAGATCGCGGTCCGGGACATCATCGAGGAAGCAGCCGCCAAGGGTGATGCCGCCAGCGGGATAGAACGGAAGGTGGGCGAGCTCTACAACAGTTTCATGGACGAAGCCACCGTCGAAGCCAAGGGCATGGAGCCCATCCGCGGGCGCCTTGCCGAGGTTTTTGCCACCACCACCGTTGCCGACCTCGTGGCCCTGGCCGGGCGGCTGTTCCGGTCAGACGTTTCCGGGCTCTTCTATATATACCCGGCTCCGGACGCGGGCAACCCGGACCGCATCCTGCTCTACACCGGCCAGGGTGGCCTTGGGCTGCCGGATGAGTCCTATTACCGGGAAGAAAAGTTCGCCCCCATGGTCAAGGCCTATGGCGAACATGTCCGGGCCATGTTCGCCCTGGCGGGAGTGGCAGATCCGGAGTCAGCGGCCGCCCGCGTCGTTACTCTCGAAACCAGCCTGGCTTCCCATCACTGGGACAATGTCACCCTGCGCGACCCGCAGAAGACCTACAATCTCAAGTCCGCTGAGGAAGCAGCCACGCTGTTCCCGCTCTTTAACACCTGGTTCGAAGCTGCCGGGATCGACGCCGACAAGCGCAACGAGATAGTGGTGAGCACCCCGGACTTCTTCAGTGGGGCCGCAGGCCTGCTGGAGTCCGAACCGCTCTCCGTGTGGCAGGAGTGGCTGGCCCTCCGCGTCGTCAACAGTGCTGCCCCGTACCTGTCCTCCGAGTTCGTGGACGCCAACTTTGCCTTCTACGGAACAACCATCAGCGGCACACCCCGGAACAAGGACCGCTGGAAGCGGGCGGTCGCCGTCGTGGAAGCTGCACTCGGTGAGGCCGTCGGGCAGATTTACGTCTCGAAGCATTTCCCCGAAACCCACAAAGCCCGCATGCAGATCCTGGTGGCCAACCTGATCGAGGCCTACCGGCAGTCCATCACCGGCCTGGCCTGGATGGGCGAGGAAACCAAGGCCGAGGCCCTGCGGAAACTGGACGCATTCCGCGCCAAGATCGGATACCCCGACAAGTGGATCGATTACTCCGCTGTGGAAATCGATCCCACGGACCTACTCGGGAACGTCGAAAGGGCCCACAATGCCGACGTCGACCGCCACCTGGATGAGGTGGGCAAACCGGTGGACCTCAACAAGTGGCTTATGACACCGCAGACGGTGAACGCGTACTACCACCCGATGCTGAACGAGATCGTCTTCCCGGCCGCGATCCTGCAGTCCCCGTTCTTCACGGCGGACGCCGATGACGCCGTCAACTACGGCGGCATCGGGGCGGTGATCGGCCACGAGATCGGCCACGGGTTTGATGACCAGGGGTCACAGTTCGACGGCGGCGGCGCGCTGCGGAACTGGTGGAGCGAGGATGACCGGACAGCCTTTGAGGAGCTCACGGCGAAGCTGGTGGCACAGTACAACGCGTTGTCGCCATACGCGGCACCGGGGCACAACGTCAACGGCAAGCTAACGCTCGGGGAGAACATCGGCGACCTGGGTGGCCTGACCATCGCCTACAAGGCCTACCTCCTCAGCCTTGACGGCCGGGAACCCGAGGTGCTGGACGGGCTGACGGGGCAGCAGCGGTTCTTCGCGTCCTGGGCCGCTGGCTGGCGGCAGGTGATCCGGTCCGAAGAGGCCATCAGGAGGCTTGCCACTGATCCCCACTCCCCCAACGAGTTCAGGACCAACGCCATCGCCAGTAACCTGGACGCATTTCACGAGGCCTTTAGCGTGACCGACCAGGACGGCATGTGGATGCCGCCGGAAGC
- a CDS encoding dipeptidase, whose translation MTPIPAANPSDASTPGSGHPAPAIDVDGLRLSVAGSFGTTLDRLKELVALPGIAWPSFDPAPLEASAQAVAELLRAAGVEDVQVLRSNKDDGTPGGPAVVARRLAAEGKPTILLYAHHDVQPAGDPALWETEPFTAVERDGRLYGRGAADDKAGIMAHVAAYAAVTEVLGTEFGLGVTFFFEGEEEAGSPTFRSFLETHRELLRADVIVVADSSNWKVGIPALTTSLRGLVDGTIEVQVLDHAVHSGMFGGPVLDGPTLLSRLIATLHDAAGNVAIEGLVSNDNVGVELTEAEYRADSSVLDGVLLAGTGSIAARLWTKPALSIIGFDAPAVDVASNTLLPRARAKFSLRLAPGQDPAAAMEAVERHVQANAPFGAKVVFTPGESGKSFLTDTTSKAATFAMWALGEAWGVPAVEMGIGGSIPFIADLMDVYPDVQILVTGVEDPDSRAHSANESLHLGDFRNAVVAEALLLARLNSEGLS comes from the coding sequence ATGACTCCCATTCCAGCAGCCAATCCGTCCGACGCCAGCACCCCCGGCTCCGGTCACCCTGCACCGGCCATCGACGTGGACGGACTCAGGCTGTCCGTCGCAGGTTCCTTCGGCACCACACTGGACCGGCTCAAGGAACTTGTGGCCCTTCCCGGCATCGCGTGGCCGAGTTTCGATCCTGCCCCCTTGGAGGCCAGCGCGCAGGCCGTAGCGGAACTGTTGCGCGCCGCCGGAGTCGAGGATGTCCAAGTCCTGCGCAGTAACAAGGACGACGGCACCCCCGGCGGCCCTGCCGTCGTCGCACGCCGCCTGGCGGCAGAAGGGAAGCCGACCATCCTGTTGTACGCCCACCACGACGTCCAACCGGCCGGGGACCCGGCGCTGTGGGAAACAGAGCCGTTCACCGCCGTCGAACGGGACGGCAGGCTGTATGGCCGCGGCGCTGCTGACGACAAGGCCGGAATCATGGCCCACGTGGCCGCCTATGCTGCAGTGACCGAGGTTCTGGGCACCGAATTTGGTCTTGGTGTGACGTTCTTTTTCGAAGGGGAGGAAGAAGCTGGTTCTCCCACCTTCCGTTCCTTCCTGGAAACGCACCGGGAACTGCTGCGGGCCGATGTGATCGTGGTGGCCGATTCCAGCAACTGGAAGGTGGGCATTCCCGCCCTGACCACCAGCCTGCGCGGCCTTGTGGACGGAACCATTGAAGTTCAGGTATTGGACCATGCCGTCCACTCGGGCATGTTCGGTGGACCCGTACTGGACGGGCCAACCCTGCTGTCCCGGTTGATTGCCACCCTGCACGACGCAGCGGGCAACGTCGCGATTGAAGGCCTGGTGTCGAACGACAACGTCGGAGTAGAACTGACCGAAGCGGAGTACCGTGCCGATTCCTCCGTTCTCGACGGCGTCCTGCTCGCCGGCACGGGCAGCATCGCCGCCCGATTGTGGACCAAGCCAGCCCTGTCCATCATTGGCTTCGACGCACCCGCCGTGGACGTGGCTTCAAATACGCTCCTGCCGCGCGCGCGGGCCAAGTTCAGCCTGCGCCTCGCGCCGGGCCAGGATCCAGCGGCAGCGATGGAAGCCGTGGAACGGCACGTCCAGGCCAACGCACCCTTTGGGGCAAAGGTGGTGTTCACTCCCGGGGAAAGCGGAAAGTCGTTCCTCACCGACACCACGTCCAAGGCCGCGACGTTCGCCATGTGGGCGCTGGGGGAGGCCTGGGGTGTTCCTGCGGTGGAGATGGGAATCGGCGGGTCGATTCCGTTTATCGCCGACCTGATGGACGTCTACCCGGACGTCCAGATCCTGGTGACCGGAGTTGAGGATCCCGATTCCCGCGCCCACAGTGCCAACGAGTCCCTTCATCTCGGTGATTTCAGGAACGCAGTGGTGGCTGAAGCGCTGCTGCTCGCCCGGCTGAACTCCGAAGGCCTGTCCTGA
- a CDS encoding DUF3043 domain-containing protein, protein MFGRKKEAPTAQQSIDQQAAEAAARQDAALGKGAPTPKRKAQEAARKRPLVPEDRKASKAAERQAIQDQRTKMRQALDTGDEKFLPLRDKGPQKRYARDYVDARFSLGEYLMFGALVFVIISLIVPASSEQMVYVLGGFWVMFLAVFVDVFILSRQLRKKLTGKFGEVERGTVWYGSMRSLQFRKLRLPKPLVKRGQYPS, encoded by the coding sequence GTGTTCGGACGTAAAAAGGAAGCGCCAACGGCGCAGCAATCAATAGACCAGCAGGCCGCTGAAGCGGCAGCCCGGCAGGATGCCGCGTTGGGCAAGGGTGCGCCCACGCCCAAGCGCAAAGCCCAGGAGGCCGCCCGCAAACGGCCCCTGGTGCCGGAGGACCGCAAGGCGTCCAAGGCCGCTGAGCGCCAGGCCATCCAAGACCAGCGGACCAAAATGCGCCAGGCGCTCGATACAGGTGATGAGAAGTTCCTGCCCCTGCGCGACAAGGGTCCGCAGAAGCGTTATGCCCGCGACTACGTGGATGCGCGCTTCAGCCTGGGCGAATACCTGATGTTCGGCGCCCTCGTATTTGTCATCATTTCCCTGATCGTTCCGGCTTCCAGTGAGCAGATGGTTTATGTCCTGGGCGGTTTCTGGGTGATGTTCCTGGCCGTCTTTGTGGATGTGTTCATTCTGTCCCGGCAGCTCCGCAAAAAGCTCACCGGGAAGTTCGGCGAGGTTGAGCGTGGCACGGTCTGGTACGGCTCCATGCGCTCCCTGCAGTTCCGCAAACTGCGCCTGCCCAAGCCGCTCGTGAAGCGCGGGCAATACCCGTCCTGA
- the leuA gene encoding 2-isopropylmalate synthase has protein sequence MRNAQKPSGMPAHRYRPFQDQITVELPDRTWPDKVITKAPRWCAVDLRDGNQALIDPMSPARKMKMFDLLVRMGYKEIEVGFPSASQTDFDFVRQLIVGNHIPDDVTIQVLTQAREHLIERTYESLVGAKQAIVHLYNSTSVLQRRVVFNQDQDGILDIALQGARLCKKYEETLVDTHITYEYSPESFTGTELDYAVRVCNAIADVFEASADSQVIINLPATVEMATPNVYADSIEWMSRNLHPREGIILSLHPHNDRGTGVAAAELGYLAGADRIEGCLFGNGERTGNVDLVTLGLNMFVQGIDPMIDFSDIDEIRRTVEYCNQLPVAERSPYGGDLVFTAFSGSHQDAIKKGFEALEKDAAAAGKDVADFTWQVPYLPVDPKDLGRSYEAVIRVNSQSGKGGVAYLLKNEHSLDLPRRAQMEFSGVIQKKTDTVGGEVSGAQLWQHFQDEYLPSSETNGQWGRYSLGSVSTETDDDGGMTLHASLAVDGVQVRRTGTGNGPIAALLSILREDGMDVRVLDYSEHALSEGGSAMAAAYVECAVGERVLWGVGIDANTSMSSLKAVISAVNRAIRDSRA, from the coding sequence ATGCGAAACGCACAGAAGCCCTCCGGAATGCCAGCCCACCGCTACCGTCCGTTCCAGGATCAGATCACCGTTGAACTGCCTGACCGCACGTGGCCGGACAAGGTCATCACCAAAGCCCCGCGCTGGTGCGCCGTGGACCTGCGTGACGGCAACCAGGCGCTGATTGACCCGATGAGCCCGGCCCGCAAGATGAAGATGTTCGATCTGCTGGTCCGCATGGGTTACAAGGAAATTGAAGTTGGCTTCCCGTCTGCTTCCCAGACCGATTTCGACTTCGTCCGCCAGCTCATCGTCGGCAACCACATCCCGGACGACGTCACCATCCAGGTCCTCACCCAGGCGCGGGAGCACCTGATCGAGCGGACGTATGAGTCCCTGGTCGGCGCAAAACAGGCGATTGTCCACCTGTACAACTCAACGTCCGTCCTGCAGCGCCGCGTGGTCTTCAACCAGGACCAGGACGGCATCCTGGACATAGCGCTCCAGGGCGCCCGGCTGTGCAAGAAGTACGAGGAAACCCTCGTTGACACGCACATCACCTACGAATACTCCCCGGAGTCGTTCACCGGAACCGAACTGGACTATGCCGTCCGGGTCTGCAACGCCATCGCTGACGTCTTCGAAGCATCCGCCGACAGCCAGGTCATCATCAACCTGCCCGCCACGGTGGAAATGGCCACTCCGAACGTTTACGCCGATTCCATTGAGTGGATGAGCCGGAACCTGCACCCGCGTGAGGGCATCATCCTGTCCCTGCACCCGCACAATGACCGGGGCACCGGCGTGGCCGCCGCCGAGCTGGGGTACCTGGCCGGCGCGGACCGGATTGAGGGCTGCCTGTTCGGCAACGGCGAGCGGACAGGCAACGTGGACCTCGTCACCCTGGGCCTGAACATGTTCGTCCAGGGCATCGATCCCATGATCGATTTCTCCGACATCGACGAGATCCGGCGCACCGTGGAGTACTGCAACCAGCTGCCGGTTGCCGAGCGTTCCCCCTACGGCGGCGACCTCGTGTTCACCGCTTTCTCAGGCTCGCACCAGGACGCCATCAAGAAGGGTTTCGAGGCGCTCGAGAAGGATGCCGCCGCCGCCGGCAAGGACGTTGCGGACTTCACCTGGCAGGTCCCGTACCTGCCGGTTGACCCCAAGGACCTGGGCCGCAGCTATGAGGCCGTCATCCGCGTCAACTCGCAGTCCGGCAAGGGCGGCGTGGCCTACCTGCTCAAGAACGAACACAGCCTGGACCTGCCGCGCCGCGCCCAGATGGAATTCTCCGGCGTCATCCAGAAGAAGACCGATACCGTAGGCGGCGAAGTCAGCGGCGCCCAGTTGTGGCAGCATTTCCAGGACGAGTACCTGCCGTCCAGCGAAACGAACGGCCAGTGGGGCCGCTACTCGCTCGGTTCCGTCAGCACCGAAACCGATGACGACGGCGGGATGACCCTGCACGCCTCGCTCGCCGTTGACGGTGTCCAGGTCCGTCGCACCGGCACGGGAAACGGGCCCATCGCCGCGCTGTTGAGCATCCTGCGCGAGGACGGCATGGATGTGCGCGTGCTGGACTACAGCGAGCATGCCCTTTCGGAAGGCGGCAGCGCCATGGCCGCAGCCTATGTCGAGTGTGCCGTGGGGGAGCGGGTCCTGTGGGGCGTCGGTATTGATGCCAACACCAGCATGTCATCGCTCAAGGCCGTCATTTCGGCGGTCAACCGTGCAATCCGGGATTCCCGCGCCTGA
- a CDS encoding alpha/beta hydrolase → MRWQPDILGDGFEACTFEAAGDDGVQRTATLVRFRPAKDPAASGRRRTVLFLHGWSDYFFNVDLAQFWTRSGYGFYALDMHNHGRSLRPETPGGYVANLADYDDEIEAAVAIIRADTYSPDVGAEVPLTLMGHSTGGLVAALWVSSHPGAASQLVLNSPWLEMHGSSLVRRAASTMVGPLARFRPEAVLRLPERGFYWRTISSSAEGEWPLDDRFRPPMAFPLRVGWLSAILAGHTKVARGLGIDIPILVLLSRGSATGPFWSEEMRRTDAVLDVNIIALRALALGRSVTVERIDGALHDVFLSPAKVRADAYARLARWLRGYGTAEPGAASTAPP, encoded by the coding sequence ATGAGGTGGCAGCCAGATATCCTCGGTGACGGCTTCGAAGCCTGCACCTTCGAGGCCGCGGGCGACGACGGCGTCCAGCGCACCGCCACGCTGGTGCGGTTCCGTCCGGCGAAGGACCCAGCGGCCTCCGGCCGGCGGCGGACAGTTCTGTTCCTCCACGGTTGGAGCGACTACTTCTTCAATGTGGATCTCGCTCAGTTCTGGACACGCAGCGGCTACGGGTTCTACGCCTTGGACATGCACAACCACGGCCGCAGCCTGCGCCCGGAAACGCCGGGCGGCTATGTGGCGAACCTGGCGGACTATGACGATGAGATCGAGGCCGCCGTCGCCATCATTCGGGCCGACACGTACTCGCCGGACGTGGGAGCCGAGGTCCCCCTCACTCTGATGGGCCACTCCACTGGCGGCCTGGTGGCCGCCCTCTGGGTCAGCAGCCACCCCGGAGCAGCCTCGCAGCTGGTATTGAACAGTCCGTGGCTGGAGATGCACGGCAGCTCCCTGGTGCGTCGCGCTGCCTCCACAATGGTGGGACCCTTGGCGCGTTTCCGGCCTGAGGCTGTCCTGCGCCTGCCCGAGCGGGGATTCTATTGGCGGACCATCAGCAGCTCAGCCGAAGGCGAGTGGCCGCTTGACGACAGGTTCCGGCCGCCTATGGCATTCCCGCTCCGCGTTGGCTGGCTCAGTGCCATCCTGGCCGGGCACACGAAAGTGGCCCGTGGCCTGGGCATCGACATACCCATCCTGGTGTTGCTGTCCCGGGGCAGTGCCACCGGGCCGTTCTGGTCCGAGGAAATGCGGCGCACCGACGCGGTGCTGGACGTCAACATCATCGCCCTCCGCGCCCTGGCGCTGGGGCGAAGCGTCACGGTCGAACGGATCGACGGCGCGCTCCACGACGTCTTCCTCTCGCCTGCCAAAGTACGGGCCGACGCCTATGCACGGCTGGCACGCTGGCTGCGGGGTTACGGTACCGCCGAACCGGGCGCGGCGTCGACGGCGCCGCCGTAG
- a CDS encoding iron-sulfur cluster assembly accessory protein, with amino-acid sequence MSTATNENITETAGAASDELAAHEVKLTDVAAGKVRSLLEQEGRTDLRLRVAVQPGGCSGLIYQLYFDERLLDGDAVRDYDGVEVVVDKMSVPYLSGASIDFEDTISKQGFTIDNPNAGGSCACGDSFH; translated from the coding sequence ATGAGCACCGCAACCAACGAGAACATCACCGAGACCGCCGGCGCTGCCAGCGATGAACTGGCCGCGCACGAGGTCAAACTGACCGACGTCGCAGCAGGCAAGGTCCGCAGCCTCCTGGAGCAGGAAGGCCGGACCGATCTCCGCCTCCGCGTTGCCGTCCAGCCCGGCGGCTGCTCCGGCCTCATCTACCAGCTGTACTTCGACGAACGCCTCCTCGACGGAGATGCCGTCCGTGACTATGACGGCGTCGAAGTTGTAGTGGACAAGATGAGCGTTCCGTACCTCAGCGGTGCAAGCATCGACTTCGAGGACACCATCTCCAAGCAGGGCTTCACCATTGACAACCCCAACGCCGGCGGCTCCTGCGCCTGCGGTGATTCGTTCCACTGA